A genomic window from Sceloporus undulatus isolate JIND9_A2432 ecotype Alabama chromosome 9, SceUnd_v1.1, whole genome shotgun sequence includes:
- the THRAP3 gene encoding thyroid hormone receptor-associated protein 3 isoform X1 yields the protein MSKTNKSKSGSRSSRSRSGSRSRSRSFSKSRSRSRSVSRSRKRRLSSRSRSRSYSPSHNRERNHQRVYQNRDFRGHNRGYRRPYYFRGRNRGFYPWGQYNRGGYGNYRSNWQNYRQAYSPRRGRSRSRSPKRRSPSPRSRSHSRNSDKSSSDRSRRSSSSRSSSNHSRAGSSKRRSLKDKKSSSKDARGSQGAGDSQGDESKEPPFSGGAAQDAKSSEGSKPWQEVGSYGVGSASRASAVTELSPKERSPALKSPLQSVVVRRRSPRPSPLQKPSPTSSNPTQLGSALQGGSCFQAGSHPFEHNLGSLSPTRKSPVCKSPTTISSIYGTSQKDEMGAPFSKRYLEEQKAENGKDKEQKLTNVEKEKMKEKGGFSEMGLGDGKLKLDPYASKVDAEKMYRGSQSPKRYKLRDDFEKKMAEFHKEGHYGKEEMDEPEKKVKGKGRKESNLDEEEEEEEPKFLSKTVSASSKNQEEDRTGKWEGLVFLPTAKEKQRKGEEMEEESYGEQSKKDERQAAKRAEAVHRGFVPEKNFRVTTYKAAQEKSATSPPPRKAVAETREKPGARGEGLAAGKSSFSITRETQVNLRMDSFDEDLARPSGILAHERKLCRDLVHSNKKQEFRSIFHHILSAQSQRSPSELFAQHIVTIVHHVKEHHFGPSGMTLNERFTKYLKRAEQESAKNKSPEIHRRIDISPSSFRKHGFSQEEIKSSKEPSYKAESKYKDDPVDLRLDIERRKKHKEKDRRGKSRESVDSRPSSHSRERSTEKAERSHKASKKKKHRRVRERSRSSSSSSQSSRSYKAEEYPEETEEREEPAPPGFDKSRLGTKEFAGPSERGRARGTFQQFRARGRGWGRGNFSGNSNNNNSSGAGGSGVGGVSTDFQKRAREEEWDPEYTPKSKKYYLHDDREGEGGEKWANRGRGRGIFPRGRGRFLYRKSSTSPKWAHDKFSGEEGEIEDDESGAENREEKEALQSVAE from the exons ATGTCCAAGACAAATAAATCAAAATCAGGGTCCCGTTCTTCTCGTTCGAGATCTGGGTCCCGGTCCCGATCTCGGTCTTTTTCAAAGTCTCGGTCCAGATCTCGGTCTGTTTCACGATCAAGAAAACGGAGGCTCAG tTCTAGGTCCCGTTCGAGATCATATTCTCCATCGCACAACAGGGAGAGGAACCACCAGCGAGTCTATCAGAATCGAGATTTTCGAGGGCATAACAGAGGATACCGGAGACCGTATTACTTCCGTGGAAGGAATAGAGGTTTCTACCCATGGGGCCAGTATAACCGAGGTGGCTATGGAAATTACAGGTCCAACTGGCAAAACTACCGCCAAGCTTATAGCCCTCGCAGGGGCCGCTCCCGTTCTCGGTCGCCTAAGAGGAGGTCTCCGTCCCCGAGGTCTAGAAGTCATTCTAGAAATTCTGACAAGTCGTCCTCCGATCGGTCAAGGAGGTCTTCTTCATCTCGATCCTCCTCTAATCACAGCAGAGCCGGGTCCTCCAAGCGCCGCTCGCTGAAAGATAAGAAGTCTTCTTCCAAGGATGCCCGGGGTTCTCAGGGTGCTGGGGACAGCCAAGGGGATGAAAGCAAGGAGCCACCCTTCTCAGGGGGAGCTGCCCAGGATGCTAAATCCTCAGAGGGGTCAAAACCCTGGCAAGAAGTTGGCAGTTACGGCGTGGGATCAGCATCAAGGGCCTCTGCTGTGACAGAGCTGAGTCCGAAAGAGCGCAGCCCAGCGCTGAAGAGCCCCCTCCAGTCGGTGGTGGTCAGGCGCCGTTCTCCCAGGCCCAGTCCACTTCAGAAGCCCAGTCCGACATCTTCCAACCCGACTCAGCTGGGCTCGGCTCTGCAGGGCGGCAGCTGCTTTCAGGCAGGCTCACATCCATTTGAGCATAACTTGGGAAGTCTGAGCCCCACGAGAAAGAGTCCTGTGTGCAAAAGCCCCACCACCATCAGTTCCATTTATGGAACATCTCAGAAGGATGAAATGGGGGCCCCCTTCTCCAAGAG GTACTTAGAAGAACAAAAGGCTGAGAATGGGAAAGATAAAGAGCAGAAACTGACAAatgtggaaaaggaaaaaatgaaagagaagggaGGTTTCTCGGAGATGGGATTAGGAGATGGTAAATTGAAATTGGATCCGTATGCCTCCAAAGTGGATGCAGAAAAGATGTACCGTGGAAGTCAGTCACCCAAACGTTATAAGCTCCGCGATGATTTTGAGAAGAAGATGGCCGAGTTCCACAAGGAGGGTCACTATGGCAAAGAGGAGATGGATGAGCCAGAGAAGAAAGTTAAgggcaaagggagaaaggaaTCTAATTTggacgaggaggaagaggaggaggagcccaagTTTCTCTCTAAGACGGTATCTGCTTCCAGTAAAAACCAGGAGGAAGACCGGACTGGCAAATGGGAAGGCCTTGTGTTTCTGCCTACCGCCAAAGAGAAGCAGAGGAAAGgcgaggagatggaggaggagtcCTATGGTGAGCAGTCCAAGAAAGACGAGCGACAGGCTGCCAAGAGAGCAGAGGCTGTGCACAGAGGCTTTGTCCCTGAGAAGAATTTCCGAGTCACTACTTACAAAGCAGCCCAGGAGAAAAGTGCCACTTCTCCTCCGCCACGAAAGGCCGTGGCAGAAACCAGGGAGAAGCCAGGCGCGAGAGGAGAAGGCCTGGCCGCTGGCAAGTCATCCTTTTCCATTACGCGCGAGACCCAGGTCAACCTCCGCATGGATTCTTTCGATGAGGATCTTGCCCG CCCCAGTGGGATTTTGGCACATGAGCGTAAACTGTGTCGCGATCTGGTGCACAGCAACAAAAAGCAGGAGTTTCGCTCCATTTTCCATCACATCCTGTCAGCCCAGTCCCAGCGAAGCCCCTCGGAGCTCTTTGCTCAGCACATAGTGACCATCGTCCATCACGTGAAAG AGCATCACTTTGGGCCTTCAGGAATGACGTTGAATGAACGTTTTACAAAATATCTAAAACGAGCGGAGCAGGAATCGGCTAAGAACAAAAGCCCTGAAATCCACAG GAGGATAGACATTTCTCCGAGTTCTTTTAGAAAACACGGATTCTCTCAAGAGGAGATCAAAAGTTCCAAAGAACCCAGCTACAAG GCTGAAAGCAAATATAAAGATGACCCGGTTGACCTCCGCCTTGACATTGAACGGCGTAAAAAACATAAGGAGAAGGATAGGCGAGGCAAGTCAAGGGAATCGGTGGACTCCAGGCCCTCGAGCCATTCACGGGAGAGATCGACAGAGAAAGCAGAAAGGTCTCACAAAGCGTCCAAAAAGAA GAAGCACCGACGTGTCCGGGAGCGCTCTCGGTcaagctcttcctcctcccagtcCTCACGCTCCTACAAAGCAGAAGAGTACCCTGAGGAGACAGAAGAGCGAGAGGAGCCGGCTCCCCCTGGTTTTGACAAGTCCCGCCTTGGCACCAAGGAGTTTGCTGGCCCCAGCGAAAGAGGCAGAGCTCGGGGGACTTTC CAGCAGTTCCGGGCAAGAGGCCGTGGCTGGGGAAGAGGCAACTTTTcaggcaacagcaacaacaacaacagcagtggtGCTGGTGGTAGTGGCGTTGGCGGAGTCAGTACTGATTTCCAGAAGCGAGCCCGAGAGGAAGAGTGGGACCCTGAGTATACACCTAAGAGCAAAAAGTACTACTTG CATGATGACCGTGAGGGCGAAGGCGGAGAGAAATGGGCAAACCGGGGCCGGGGCCGGGGCATCTTTCCTCGAGGCCGGGGCCGTTTCCTGTACCGGAAATCAAGCACCAGCCCCAAATGGGCCCATGACAAGTTTAGTGGCGAAGAAGGAGAGATTGAGGATGATGAGAGCGGAGCCGAAaacagagaggagaaagaagcccTTCAGTCGGTGGCAGAGTAG
- the THRAP3 gene encoding thyroid hormone receptor-associated protein 3 isoform X2 has protein sequence MSKTNKSKSGSRSSRSRSGSRSRSRSFSKSRSRSRSVSRSRKRRLSSRSRSRSYSPSHNRERNHQRVYQNRDFRGHNRGYRRPYYFRGRNRGFYPWGQYNRGGYGNYRSNWQNYRQAYSPRRGRSRSRSPKRRSPSPRSRSHSRNSDKSSSDRSRRSSSSRSSSNHSRAGSSKRRSLKDKKSSSKDARGSQGAGDSQGDESKEPPFSGGAAQDAKSSEGSKPWQEVGSYGVGSASRASAVTELSPKERSPALKSPLQSVVVRRRSPRPSPLQKPSPTSSNPTQLGSALQGGSCFQAGSHPFEHNLGSLSPTRKSPVCKSPTTISSIYGTSQKDEMGAPFSKRYLEEQKAENGKDKEQKLTNVEKEKMKEKGGFSEMGLGDGKLKLDPYASKVDAEKMYRGSQSPKRYKLRDDFEKKMAEFHKEGHYGKEEMDEPEKKVKGKGRKESNLDEEEEEEEPKFLSKTVSASSKNQEEDRTGKWEGLVFLPTAKEKQRKGEEMEEESYGEQSKKDERQAAKRAEAVHRGFVPEKNFRVTTYKAAQEKSATSPPPRKAVAETREKPGARGEGLAAGKSSFSITRETQVNLRMDSFDEDLARPSGILAHERKLCRDLVHSNKKQEFRSIFHHILSAQSQRSPSELFAQHIVTIVHHVKEHHFGPSGMTLNERFTKYLKRAEQESAKNKSPEIHRRIDISPSSFRKHGFSQEEIKSSKEPSYKAESKYKDDPVDLRLDIERRKKHKEKDRRGKSRESVDSRPSSHSRERSTEKAERSHKASKKKKHRRVRERSRSSSSSSQSSRSYKAEEYPEETEEREEPAPPGFDKSRLGTKEFAGPSERGRARGTFQFRARGRGWGRGNFSGNSNNNNSSGAGGSGVGGVSTDFQKRAREEEWDPEYTPKSKKYYLHDDREGEGGEKWANRGRGRGIFPRGRGRFLYRKSSTSPKWAHDKFSGEEGEIEDDESGAENREEKEALQSVAE, from the exons ATGTCCAAGACAAATAAATCAAAATCAGGGTCCCGTTCTTCTCGTTCGAGATCTGGGTCCCGGTCCCGATCTCGGTCTTTTTCAAAGTCTCGGTCCAGATCTCGGTCTGTTTCACGATCAAGAAAACGGAGGCTCAG tTCTAGGTCCCGTTCGAGATCATATTCTCCATCGCACAACAGGGAGAGGAACCACCAGCGAGTCTATCAGAATCGAGATTTTCGAGGGCATAACAGAGGATACCGGAGACCGTATTACTTCCGTGGAAGGAATAGAGGTTTCTACCCATGGGGCCAGTATAACCGAGGTGGCTATGGAAATTACAGGTCCAACTGGCAAAACTACCGCCAAGCTTATAGCCCTCGCAGGGGCCGCTCCCGTTCTCGGTCGCCTAAGAGGAGGTCTCCGTCCCCGAGGTCTAGAAGTCATTCTAGAAATTCTGACAAGTCGTCCTCCGATCGGTCAAGGAGGTCTTCTTCATCTCGATCCTCCTCTAATCACAGCAGAGCCGGGTCCTCCAAGCGCCGCTCGCTGAAAGATAAGAAGTCTTCTTCCAAGGATGCCCGGGGTTCTCAGGGTGCTGGGGACAGCCAAGGGGATGAAAGCAAGGAGCCACCCTTCTCAGGGGGAGCTGCCCAGGATGCTAAATCCTCAGAGGGGTCAAAACCCTGGCAAGAAGTTGGCAGTTACGGCGTGGGATCAGCATCAAGGGCCTCTGCTGTGACAGAGCTGAGTCCGAAAGAGCGCAGCCCAGCGCTGAAGAGCCCCCTCCAGTCGGTGGTGGTCAGGCGCCGTTCTCCCAGGCCCAGTCCACTTCAGAAGCCCAGTCCGACATCTTCCAACCCGACTCAGCTGGGCTCGGCTCTGCAGGGCGGCAGCTGCTTTCAGGCAGGCTCACATCCATTTGAGCATAACTTGGGAAGTCTGAGCCCCACGAGAAAGAGTCCTGTGTGCAAAAGCCCCACCACCATCAGTTCCATTTATGGAACATCTCAGAAGGATGAAATGGGGGCCCCCTTCTCCAAGAG GTACTTAGAAGAACAAAAGGCTGAGAATGGGAAAGATAAAGAGCAGAAACTGACAAatgtggaaaaggaaaaaatgaaagagaagggaGGTTTCTCGGAGATGGGATTAGGAGATGGTAAATTGAAATTGGATCCGTATGCCTCCAAAGTGGATGCAGAAAAGATGTACCGTGGAAGTCAGTCACCCAAACGTTATAAGCTCCGCGATGATTTTGAGAAGAAGATGGCCGAGTTCCACAAGGAGGGTCACTATGGCAAAGAGGAGATGGATGAGCCAGAGAAGAAAGTTAAgggcaaagggagaaaggaaTCTAATTTggacgaggaggaagaggaggaggagcccaagTTTCTCTCTAAGACGGTATCTGCTTCCAGTAAAAACCAGGAGGAAGACCGGACTGGCAAATGGGAAGGCCTTGTGTTTCTGCCTACCGCCAAAGAGAAGCAGAGGAAAGgcgaggagatggaggaggagtcCTATGGTGAGCAGTCCAAGAAAGACGAGCGACAGGCTGCCAAGAGAGCAGAGGCTGTGCACAGAGGCTTTGTCCCTGAGAAGAATTTCCGAGTCACTACTTACAAAGCAGCCCAGGAGAAAAGTGCCACTTCTCCTCCGCCACGAAAGGCCGTGGCAGAAACCAGGGAGAAGCCAGGCGCGAGAGGAGAAGGCCTGGCCGCTGGCAAGTCATCCTTTTCCATTACGCGCGAGACCCAGGTCAACCTCCGCATGGATTCTTTCGATGAGGATCTTGCCCG CCCCAGTGGGATTTTGGCACATGAGCGTAAACTGTGTCGCGATCTGGTGCACAGCAACAAAAAGCAGGAGTTTCGCTCCATTTTCCATCACATCCTGTCAGCCCAGTCCCAGCGAAGCCCCTCGGAGCTCTTTGCTCAGCACATAGTGACCATCGTCCATCACGTGAAAG AGCATCACTTTGGGCCTTCAGGAATGACGTTGAATGAACGTTTTACAAAATATCTAAAACGAGCGGAGCAGGAATCGGCTAAGAACAAAAGCCCTGAAATCCACAG GAGGATAGACATTTCTCCGAGTTCTTTTAGAAAACACGGATTCTCTCAAGAGGAGATCAAAAGTTCCAAAGAACCCAGCTACAAG GCTGAAAGCAAATATAAAGATGACCCGGTTGACCTCCGCCTTGACATTGAACGGCGTAAAAAACATAAGGAGAAGGATAGGCGAGGCAAGTCAAGGGAATCGGTGGACTCCAGGCCCTCGAGCCATTCACGGGAGAGATCGACAGAGAAAGCAGAAAGGTCTCACAAAGCGTCCAAAAAGAA GAAGCACCGACGTGTCCGGGAGCGCTCTCGGTcaagctcttcctcctcccagtcCTCACGCTCCTACAAAGCAGAAGAGTACCCTGAGGAGACAGAAGAGCGAGAGGAGCCGGCTCCCCCTGGTTTTGACAAGTCCCGCCTTGGCACCAAGGAGTTTGCTGGCCCCAGCGAAAGAGGCAGAGCTCGGGGGACTTTC CAGTTCCGGGCAAGAGGCCGTGGCTGGGGAAGAGGCAACTTTTcaggcaacagcaacaacaacaacagcagtggtGCTGGTGGTAGTGGCGTTGGCGGAGTCAGTACTGATTTCCAGAAGCGAGCCCGAGAGGAAGAGTGGGACCCTGAGTATACACCTAAGAGCAAAAAGTACTACTTG CATGATGACCGTGAGGGCGAAGGCGGAGAGAAATGGGCAAACCGGGGCCGGGGCCGGGGCATCTTTCCTCGAGGCCGGGGCCGTTTCCTGTACCGGAAATCAAGCACCAGCCCCAAATGGGCCCATGACAAGTTTAGTGGCGAAGAAGGAGAGATTGAGGATGATGAGAGCGGAGCCGAAaacagagaggagaaagaagcccTTCAGTCGGTGGCAGAGTAG